The window GTGCCTTGGGCGCCGAGTTACAAGAACCAAATATCCATGGTCTTTATTCCACTATGTGGGTTGACCTCGTCTGGCCGGAAATTGACTCGCAGTTCGCTGACTCAAAGATAGCTATTATTGTTCTGGAAACTATAATTCTACTCCTTGAACGGTCGGAAGTTCGCCCCTCGGACGATGTATTATTTGAAAAGATTAGGGCCTCAGTCCGTCTGTCCGCATACGACATGCAAATCCATCTTGTCTGGGACAAATTGAAAAGGGTACTTGCCCATAGCCCAGGTTTGCAATTATCCTATACATCCAACTACGTCTCCGttaaagtattaatttgTCCAGTAACATTTGTCTTGTCTGAAGCATTGCGCGAATATGAACGGGCAAATGGTCTTTCCTGAGATGCCCGCATATTTGCCGCATCCGTGGCGATGATGGGCTAACAATGCATGACTAACTTTCCTGCAGCAGGCTTTCTGTAGAGATACCTATGTTAGTTTAAGTCGATTGACTTATGACGCTGAAAAATAGTCATGGAGTATTAATTCATGGTAATGCACTGGAGGCTGGTTGAGTGGTTCTGAAAGTTTCGCGAAAGCGGTACGAGTGGTTTCCGCTTCCCCCGCTACTCCATGTGAAGGAATGTCGAAAACACGGAGAATGAGTTTTCAGTAACCTCCAGTTTTACACAATTTCGAGATAACTTGAGTTTGCTAGGTACTGCGGTACATTTAATATCCTCTGTATAAGAAACATGCGGGCGGATTCGTACTTATAGCTACTAGCGTAATAACGGATATCAACCGAACATATCGAAAGAAGTAGATATAGGTAAATAAATGAACTAATGTTTTCATTTCATGTTTCATCTCCTTGTAAAAGATTATGTACAGTGGAATAGAAAAGCGAAATAATAGCCAGCAGCTGCCCATACTCAAATTGCCAAGATTGCTTCAGCGTCCTTTTGCAGTTTTGCCATAGCACCAATCTGCAAAGTCGGCCCAATGCTAATTCTTGCAACTCCAATGGCGGCCAATTCCTTTGTGGTTAATCCACCAGAGAGGTTCAACAAGACGTTCAGTCTTCCTTCAAACTCCTTGACAAGTCGAACGACTTCATCGCGCGAAACACCACGGCCTGCACCCCACACAAACACACTGGTGGCGCCGGCAGCAAGATATGCCTGGCCTCTTTCAATTACTTCTTCCAGGTTTCCGCCATGGACCAGAGTATCGCATCGCGCATTAACAACGAAATCGGGTACTCCAAAGGCGCTGGCGGTATTCAGCACTCTCTTAACTCGATCTGCCGCCTCAGAGATGCTGTAGAATTTCTTTGCGCTCCCGTTATAGTCCTCTAGATTAATGCCGACAACGCCAGCCTTAAGAAGTTCCGTTACGCCgtcctcaagctcatcaccgTATCCGTCTTGGAAGTCAACTGACAAAGGCTTTCCAAACTCCTTAATGGCTGAAGCAATATTTCTAGCTGCTGTGACATTAACGGTCCGCGTCAACGTGTCGTCCTTGAGACCTGCGGCTTCTGCAACTGCATAGCTGGCAGTAGCAAGGGCTTTTGCGCTAGGCAAAGAAGCTACAGCCCGTGCAGATACTGCATCGTAGATATTTGCAAAGATGAGGGGGGTTCCAGAGGTGTGTAGAGCCTTGAAGCTCTTAGCGAGGGCGTTTTGAACAGCTGCCATGACCGGGTATTGCTTGATTGGAGGGTTTGTGGTGGCTTTGAAACAACGTGAAAATACGGAATTCAAGGAATGACACTCCAGTTAGCTACGGGAGCTTgctaatatataaataataaccAGcattcttcagcagccaAGTTTCAGTCATACTATGCGCTTAATCATTTTCACGTCTTTATAATCATTGCATTTGTCAAAGCTCCAATTGCGTCGATATTTGCGGAACAACAACGCAGTCCAACATTCTTTATGCTGTGATGCCTGGCTGCTATCCCAAAGAGGTAAAATAATGCCATTCTCACTAGCCAGATATGACGGCCTCAGTATCATGGATGACATACAGCAGTCCCAAGCCACTAAAAGCATGCCGGCCTTCGTACAAAGGCTAATAAGATCCGCGCTTTTCCGTGCATGCCGAGCTAAGACGCTGTACAATTGACTCATCATAGTGGGACAAACAGATCAAGCACCTGAATAATAGACTATAGCATAATACTTCGGTAATCGACTGGCATGATATCGTGAATTTGACAATGAAAGAAACGTTGAATTCGGTGATATGTTTATATACCCACAGAGGGGACAATGTCACCAGCAGCGGGCAATCCAACAACATGCGCAATGAACCAAGTGAAGCAATCGTATCTTTCAAATGGTATCATTCCGTTGGTTCGAGTAATATTtagccaagaaaaaaattccAGAAAAATTATATcaattaaattttaataatcATCCTCGATTATTGAGCAACCAACACTCCGCGGTATCTCATCTTTCCATCGCTTAGTGTTTTGATGGAACCTTCAATGCCGGCCTTGTTTAATGGGAAAAGCATTGTTACCGGTCGGACGTCGTTCCTTGAAGCGAAttccaacatcttcttcaattctCCCCTAGAGGAAATGACAGTACCCTGAATTCGGTAGCCGAATCCAAGCAACGGATATTGAGGTATGGAAAAGTTGCCAAAGTGAATAGTCAGAGGAATGATCATGGCTTGAGGcttgagaagaggaagataaGCGTCCCACTCCATATCAACCGATGCTGTGACGAGAAGTGCATCCAATTTTGTGGCGCCAatgttgatggcttctttgccgtTCGTGATCGCAAAGCTGTTGGCACCTAAGCTTAAAGCTTCATCCCTCTTAGATTCGTTGGTCGATAGAACTACAACATTCATGCCCATATTTGAGGCGAATTGAATAGCCAGGTGACCCAATCCACCAACACCAATAACTCCGATTGTAGAAGTAGATGAGAGGCCATATTTATGCAGGGCGTTCCAAACGGTTGCGCCACCGCACATTAGAGGAGCGGCATCATTGTCGGTAATATTGTCTGGGATTTTGAACAGGAAAGCCTCCCTCCATACAACTGCCTCGGCAAAACTGCCTTGATCCAAGTTCGCAACTCCGTAAATTTCTCGGTCAGGGCAATATTCGTCATTGCCGCTTAAGCATTGTTCACACAGGCCACAAGAATTTGCCTGATATCCCCATCCGACTCGGTCGCCTAGTTTAAGAGTCTTTACGCCTGGACCAATTTGTTGAACAACACCGGCTCCTTCATGTCCGAGGACCATATCAGCAGCTTTGTAGTGTAAATCTGTTCCGCATAGACCAGATGCTGTAATTTTGACCAATACTTGATCACCCGTCAAATCGGGCTTAGTTGTGTTCGTCTCTTGAATTCCGTCTGAGGCTGAGCCCTTGTAAACTTTGAACGAAGGCATGTTCAATATGTTTCACTGAAAGTAGAACAAGATGCCGTCCAGATGAGTCATATGAGAAGAATGAATATGCGAGGAGTTTCGAATAACCCAAGGAAAGTTACTGTTAAATAATGTCTTTTCTTGCCCAATTAGCTGTATCTCATTGCAGCAGTAttgtttatatatttaagATGGTATTGTCGCGGCTACtgttgctggagatgatcCGAAATAGCGATTCCCCAGAATGGAATATTCCCAAGCGGGCTTAGCAAATCAAGGCTCCATAAACATTAGTACCCGATGAAATATTCAGCTCCGTCAGCGAataagaagaacaagaaaccACCAATAGTTTCAGCGCACAACACGACTATTAACTTTTGTGCCGCAAGTATTGCTTATGTGCGTCATTGATTCCACTCTAGAAGGAATATCTCTAGTCTGAAAATGGTGCTATGTCATTTAACCATGCATGATAGACGCCCGGTTCTAGTGTAATAGAAGCTGAAAGACTTTCCCATTTCTTTGGCCGCCGTCAAGGAGGCAGGCTGGAGGTCACTACTAGTGAACGCCACCACACACTGCCAGCCCTCCTGGATCTCTTTTCCAGAAGTTAGTCCGGCTACCTCTCCTGCTGTACTAGTGCTATAAACCAATTGTTGTTCAAAGTTCTACATGGTTGACCATCTCATGATCGGCGGAGACGGGTACTAGACGTATGCAAGTGAGAGATGCAAATAGCTACCACGGCAACTCTTATTTGTCTGTAATAGATTTTATAATCTCTAATCAAATATTCCATAGAGTTATAAAGTGAAATATTGCTTCTAGATCAACCTTCAAAGCGAACTGAACGATTATCCTAGATATACCTCTCAATATCTATTGAAACGAAATATGCAGTGCATGTTCTCGCCTCTTCAATGTAGTAAGCTAACTGCATAAGACAATCCACTACTCACTCTATACAATATCCGAGCGCCAGTTATTACAGTAAACTTTTTATCCTTCCAGGAACGCCAAATCCGTTCTTGTCCTGTAACCAACTATGCTCCAACGACTACAATTTCTCCAAAGAGACGCTCTCGTTTCATGATTAGTGCTGCCAGTAGTATGACACCACCTCCCACTGGCAGCAAGATTAGAGCCTGCTGAATGGCCTGAGTGATTGCGTGAACAGCTTGGTTACGCAGCTCGCCGCTGAGCTGCTGAAACAATGTGCTCTGCGCGCCGGACACCGCATCAACTATTTCTTTATGCGAAAAACTCGTGCCGTCCAGTACTTTTTCCAGGTTTCTGACAGCAACCGATTGAAATATTTGGCCGGCAATAACGAGCGAGATAAGATTTGAACCAATTTGTGAAAAATTTTGCAGGCTAATGGCGTCTCCAATATCCTTCGGGTCCACAACAAGGGATGCAACGGCATAGCCAATCTGAAGAGTGAGACCAGTACCGACAGCATTAAGCACGGACAGGCCATAAATGACAGATATGGAAGTCGATGGCTTCAGGTAAGCAACCATAAATGAGCCACCAATCGTCAAGAAGACTCCCGAAATGACATATATAGGCATATATCGTTTCACCTTGGATAGTAGACGGCCGGCTGCGAGGTTGAATGTCACTGTGATGATGACATATGGTAATAGGCGGACAGCAGCTTCCAAGGCCGTATCATTGTGAACAAATTGGAAGTATATAGggaagaaataaagaaaaacaaacatTGTTGCGCTATTAGCCGACATGGCCACATATAGCAACAAGTGAGTGCGGGTGAAGAGTAGCTTTATGGGGAACGAACGCGTCTCTGGGGTGGTGAATATGCAAAAGCGTTGTTGTAAGGCATATCCAATCACCAAAACGCCAAATACGACGAACATGGCGATAGTTCTTCCATCATTCCATGGCCATTGTCCACCAGCCATTGTTAGTGCTAGTGCAAATGTCGCCCACACAGCTGCTCCGAGGATGAATCCGACGAAGTCAAGACGTAAAAGTCTAGTTCGGATTGAGACACCTTTGACAGGATGCAGTGGTGGTAATAGGAAAAGATAGATAGGTGTTAAAGCACCACCTATCACTAGGTTGATGTAGAAGGCCCACCGCCATGTCGCAGACGACACTGAAAACGCACCACCGACAACTGGACCAAGAACTGCCCCGATGCCCCAACAAAATCCAATCAGGGTAATGTAAGTCCCACGTTCTTTGGGAGTTGTTAAAGATGAAAAATAGTTGAGGCAACCAAGATAGATACCGGTTCCGCCCATTCCAGCAATGACTCGACCGATAATCATGGCGTTCATATTCGGAGCCGCACCGCAGAGAACAGAACCAACTtcgaagatgatgactgtGACAATGAACGTCCATTTTAGATTAAAGTTGGTAAAGGCAGCCGTGAGCGGTACGATAACTGCAACGGATCCAAGTGGAAAGCCGGCCCCTATCCAAGCGAGCTGTTCTATGTGTCCGAGTGCTTCAACTACAGACCCCTGAACATCCGCTGCGATTGTTGTATCAAGGCCATAGAGGAAGCAGGTGATGTATAGCGAGATGCATACAAGAATCCAACGAAAGCCTTTGATCGGGCGAACATCTCCTTCAGTCTTTTCTGATATCTCTGCAACCTCTGCTACCTCTTTGTTTTCAACTCGGCTCGAGATCTTGTCGATCGGAATGGTCATTGGCTCGGCAATCGTAGAGTCACTAATTGATTCTGTAGTtgacatgatgatggcggatATGGGAAATAGGAAGCAAAGAGCCTAGCCGGGAGTTGAGCCaccagatgatgaggacaCTGAGCTGGGATTTAGGGCTGCTACTTTGCTACTATACTATAGAAGATCTTTTATCAATAGATCTGATAGATGTGCCTGTCAAGATCTGGTGGGCACTGAATTAGTAATTATCATTGCATCCTATTGATTTGAAATCCAAGAGGATCAGGTTGCTAGCACTATCTGGTATGCCGCCTGTCAACATCTTTTACCGTTGCCAGGGGCCAGGCCTAGCGTCGGCAGATGATTGAGCGATTTGCATCCCAAAACTGATTAAGCAACAGATGGATTTGTAATTTGGGGCTCGACATATAGTATTTGGATACTCCTGTGAGCCAATAGCAATTCTTCACCTTTTTCCATTCTTGTTAAAAAAGCGGTTTGTGGATATGCTTATTTGGGTGGGTCGTAGATTGCTTACTATGGTCAGTAGTCCCCCATCTGCTTAGTATTGGATCTCTACCGCGTTGTCAATAGGAATTTTTAATTAGGGTTAATAAGCGGTTCGGTTGCCGAAGAGGGGACTTTCCTACAACTAACTGGAGATATGCGTACTGCATGCACTCTTCTAAAAAACATGGACGGCACAAGATATGATGAGTCCCTCAGGAGCCGCAATCACATGCAGTATTGTCTCTCTGGCAATGCTTTGTCATGAAACAAGATATTATTAAGTCTGACTACGAATAGCAGATGAAAAATACTTCCAATAATTGCCTTGTATACGAATCATTACTACTCACTAGATTAACATCGTCCTCGAAACCGCGGCTTGGGCCGCCAAATGTCATATCACATTAGCATAAAAGACAAATTAGGGATTCTTTGGCACAAGCATAGCACTTTGTGTATTCACATGATCTGGGTATATACTCTTACGATATAGATTATTGCACCTCGGCTTTTACAAATTACCAGTCCTCTCCAGGCAGAGCAATCATGGTGCCCTTCTTCGTTCCATCAACACCTCCCAATGTCAAAGCAGCATTGACGACACCTGCAAGACCCTCTCCGGCGAcgaggccagcagcaacggaAAATGCGTAAGTGTCAAAGTTCTTTGCGTAGTActtcctccaccaccaagcCGTGATACTACCGAACAGGATAGCACTGCAAAAAAGTTAGCACGAAGCTCCGCACAATAATCACATTGGACAACATACTTAGCATATCCACTGTCGACACCCAAGACCCAGGCAACACCGATTGACATCCAGTTGGGGAGGTAATCGCGATACTTCTCACGCGAACCGACCAAGTAGAAGTTCTTGACGAGCGCCTGGATAGCGCAAACAACACCGCAAACAATGGCGAAAATTCCCGAGGACAATGGGATGGGGAGCTTGGGGAGGGTCACAGCCTGGGCAACCGCCTGCCAAGCAACGACTGATGGTGCAGAAAATGGGCACTCCTCAATAGTCTGATCGCGGATGCAGGGGTAAGCAGCCatgaaaaggacaaagatGCCAGgggcgaggaagatggagaccAAAGCACCGGTAGCCTGAGCGTAGAACTGCAGCTTAGGGGGAGTTCGGAGAAGGAAACCGACACGGAAATCGCTGACCAAGTTGGTGGCGACGTCGGCAGTACCAGAGGCAATGTTACCAGCAATCAAGTTGATACGCTGAGCATCTTGAATGGAATAGTGTCCCTTGGTGATACCACCGTAAACCAGCTGGGAAGCCTTGGAAGAGGCGGTAAGGGGCGCGGTATCAGTGACGGCTCCTCCGTAGATACTGAGGAAAGCGAAAATGAGACCCAGGATACAGGCAAGAATAGCCAAGCCAGCATTCATGTGGAATTGAACGTGGCAA of the Trichoderma breve strain T069 chromosome 4, whole genome shotgun sequence genome contains:
- a CDS encoding alcohol dehydrogenase groES-like domain-containing protein; protein product: MPSFKVYKGSASDGIQETNTTKPDLTGDQVLVKITASGLCGTDLHYKAADMVLGHEGAGVVQQIGPGVKTLKLGDRVGWGYQANSCGLCEQCLSGNDEYCPDREIYGVANLDQGSFAEAVVWREAFLFKIPDNITDNDAAPLMCGGATVWNALHKYGLSSTSTIGVIGVGGLGHLAIQFASNMGMNVVVLSTNESKRDEALSLGANSFAITNGKEAINIGATKLDALLVTASVDMEWDAYLPLLKPQAMIIPLTIHFGNFSIPQYPLLGFGYRIQGTVISSRGELKKMLEFASRNDVRPVTMLFPLNKAGIEGSIKTLSDGKMRYRGVLVAQ
- a CDS encoding phosphoenolpyruvate phosphomutase domain-containing protein — its product is MAAVQNALAKSFKALHTSGTPLIFANIYDAVSARAVASLPSAKALATASYAVAEAAGLKDDTLTRTVNVTAARNIASAIKEFGKPLSVDFQDGYGDELEDGVTELLKAGVVGINLEDYNGSAKKFYSISEAADRVKRVLNTASAFGVPDFVVNARCDTLVHGGNLEEVIERGQAYLAAGATSVFVWGAGRGVSRDEVVRLVKEFEGRLNVLLNLSGGLTTKELAAIGVARISIGPTLQIGAMAKLQKDAEAILAI
- a CDS encoding major facilitator superfamily domain-containing protein codes for the protein MSTTESISDSTIAEPMTIPIDKISSRVENKEVAEVAEISEKTEGDVRPIKGFRWILVCISLYITCFLYGLDTTIAADVQGSVVEALGHIEQLAWIGAGFPLGSVAVIVPLTAAFTNFNLKWTFIVTVIIFEVGSVLCGAAPNMNAMIIGRVIAGMGGTGIYLGCLNYFSSLTTPKERGTYITLIGFCWGIGAVLGPVVGVIGGALTPIYLFLLPPLHPVKGVSIRTRLLRLDFVGFILGAAVWATFALALTMAGGQWPWNDGRTIAMFVVFGVLVIGYALQQRFCIFTTPETRSFPIKLLFTRTHLLLYVAMSANSATMFVFLYFFPIYFQFVHNDTALEAAVRLLPYVIITVTFNLAAGRLLSKVKRYMPIYVISGVFLTIGGSFMVAYLKPSTSISVIYGLSVLNAVGTGLTLQIGYAVASLVVDPKDIGDAISLQNFSQIGSNLISLVIAGQIFQSVAVRNLEKSTLFQQLSGELRNQAVHAITQAIQQALILLPVGGGVILLAALIMKRERLFGEIVVVGA